GTGGTAAATTTTCACTATCTTTTGGTTTGGGACAGGTTGCAAATTTCTGAAAGCATGCCCGCAGAACGGCGTTTGTTAATTTAGTGTACTTATTATCCATTTTTTTGGCGATATTCACCGCTTCACTCACGATAGCGTAAGGGGGGATTTTCTCTAGAAAATACCTCTGGTAGATTGCGGTGCGGAGAATATTACGGCTAGCAACACTCAAGGAAGAGACACTCTGTTCCAGAAAGTGGTTGAGAATCCAATCCAGGTATCCCTGTAAGCGGAGGGTGCCATAGACGATCTCGGTCAAAAGCCGCCGATCTCTGGGGTCGTTTAGGAGTTTCGCAGATAGGTAACGGTCAATGAGTACCTCGGCAAATGCTTTTTTTTGTTCTACCTGGGAAAGAATACGAACTGCAAGATATCTGGGTGATCTGGAGATGTTGGTCATCTGTACTTGTCTCTATCCCAGTTTTGTACTTATCGAGCCCCTGTGCCCTCGTAGGAATGAAGGTGTGTCCATCCTTTTTTTTCCCTCAAGCTGTAGTTCCAGCACCTCAACCCATCCATCGGCGGAGGCAACCATGAGAGAGTTACCTTCCCCAACACGGATTGTTCCTGGAGGCGCTGGCGGGAATTCCTTTCCTTGGCGGGCGCGGAAGATCTTTAAGATTTTCCCATCAAGGAAAGTGAAGGCTCCCGGTGTGGATGACAACCCCCGGATAAAATTTATTATGTCTTTCGTTTTTTGGTTCCAGTTTATGAGAGTGTCGTTTTTCTTAATCATTGGTGCGTAGGTAGCAGCTGAATGATCCTGTGGTGATTTTGTTGTTTTGCCTTCTTGCAGTAAATCGATGGCCTTAACTAGAAGGTTGGCCCCTAAAAGGGCCAGACGATTGTGAAGTTCATCGTAAATCTCATCAGGTAATACGGCTGTGGTTTCCTGTAAAATGATGTTCCCCGTATCGATCCCTTCGTCCATTTCCATAATGGTCACCCCGGTAACTTCTTCACCTCTGATTAGTGTCCAGTTTATAGGGGCAGGACCCCGGTATTTTGGAAGGAGGGAAGGATGTACATTAATGCAACCAAGAGGAGGTAAATGTAATACTTCCGGTGGGAGTATTTGGCCGAAGGCGACCACTACAATGAGGTCGGGGTTAATTTTTTGGAGCTGTTCCAGAAAAGAAGGGTCCTTCACTTTTTCCGGCTGATACACTGGGAGACCATATTCCATAGCTTTTATCTTTACAGGCGATGGTTGAACCTGCCTTCCTCGGCCTCGAGGACGATCCGGTTGTGTAATGACAGCTTCGATTCTGTGGCCTTCACTGATCAATTTCTCTAAAGACGGAACGGCGAATTCCGGTGTTCCCATGAACGTGATTTTTGCTTTTGAGGTCATGGGTAAACTCCTTTCATGGAATGAAATTTTTATATATGCTTGGCTTTGTAAAGGCAAGCTGGATGTTTGATGTTTGTTGACTTTCCCCATCTATAGATTGTAGAATTTATTAGATATCGTCTATCTCTGAAATTAGTGGGAGGTTGGAATGTCGAAGCACAAAAAAATCGAGAGAAGAAAAGAGCTTGACAGGCGGAGAAGACGAAGGAGGAAACGTCTAAAGGAAAGAATGAAAGAGATGCGAGCAAAATTAGCTCAGGAAAAAAAGGCCAAATAGCTAAACGTTTAACGCCGTTTAATAGATGGATCCCCCATACCCACCTTTATAGAAGTGACCATACAGTGCTCTACTAAAATTGAGCCATCGAAGGTTTAGTATGACAAAGGCTGAGGAAGTAATTGGCATAAGGGAACACTTGAGGGCCTTCTATAGCAAGCGGCGCCTTTTTTGCTGATATTATCCTTGAAGATACCTATGACGAGACCCTCATGTGGTATGAGGGAGAGTTTCTTGTATAGTCCTTTGTAGAAGATCGGTGTTTGTTACCACAAGCCTCAACTTTTTTATTGCTAGCATTCTCAATTTAGATCCTGTAGTGGGACAAATACTTCCCGATTTTGCCTAGAGTCCCAAAATGAGTGGAACGATGATTGTTAAGGGTGAGCTGAATTTAGGTCAGGTGTTGTTTTTAAATACTTTAAGGCGATACTTGTCCAAAAAGCCTTGACAGTGACTTATTGAATATTATATAGACGTCCTGCATTTTGAGAATTCAAGACCCTGCATAAATGGACCATCGTAAGAAATGTGTGTGATTAACCAATGCGGGAGTTTCCCTTCCAAGACAAAGGGTGGTCGATTGTTTTATCCAAGGGTGCCGCAGCAGGTTAGATAGATAAAAAATTTGGAGGAGGAGGTATTAGTTATGGCATTAGACTTTACATTCACCGAAGAACAACGCATGCTTGAGGAGCAGGTATACAGGTGGGCAACTACCTGGCTTGAGCCACAGATGGAGCATCTTTATGAAGTTGACGAAATGCCACCGGATCTTTTTAAGGAACTGGGAAAACTGGGGGTCAATGGTATTGCTTTTGAGGAGAAATACGGCGGTGCTGGCTTAGGTTATGTGGAAACACTTCTCGTGTATGAAACAATAGCAAGGGTGAGCAATGCTCTTTCCATGACTGTTGGCGCCAGTCAAACGCTTTGTTTTGACAACGTTCGCCGTAACGCAACAGAGAAACAGAAAGAGTACATCCTCCCCAAGGCCTGCTCCGGTGAGTGGATTGGATGTCTGGGTATTACAGAGCCCAATGCCGGTTCTGATGCTATGAGCATGCAGACCAGAGCGGAGAAAAAGGGTGATCGTTACATTATCAACGGGAGCAAGATATTTATTACAAATGGTCCTGTAGCTGATTTCATGTTGTTCTACGCCAAAACAGATCCTGCTGCTGGTCCTAAGGGTATATCTGCTTTTATCTTTGAGACAGAGGAGTATAGGAAAAACGGTCAGTTCAAAGTGGAAAAAATCAAAAAGTGGGGTATGAGGACATCTCCAACGGGTTTAATAACGTTCGAGGACATGGAGTTACCTGAGGAAAATCTCATAGGCGGTTTGAACAAAGGTGTAGCAGTGCTCACAAGTGGTCTTTGCACCGAGAGAATAACACTATCAGGTTGTTCACTGGGAAGCCAAAGGGCGTGTCTGGAACTTTCACTTAAATACGCAAAGGAAAGGGTACAGTTCGGTAAGCCCATTGCTTCCTTCCAGGCGATTCAGGAGAAGTTGGCCAACATGTACTGTGGATACAAGGCTTCCAAATGGATGGCATACAGTGCGGCGGCTTACTGTGATTCCCTGGAGGATAAACGGGGTGGTAAGGGAACAGACCTAGATCGTTTGGCAGCTGCTGCATTGCTGTTTGCGGGAGAGATGGGAACAAAAATCGCTCTGGATGCTGTTCAGATCTTTGGCGGTTACGGTTACACCACAGAATATCCTGTTTCCAGACACTATCTGGATCAGAAGCTCTGGGAAATTGGTGCTGGTACTTCAGAAATTAGAAGGATGATCATCGCCCGTGAGCTGCTGCGGGATGATTTCCGGAGTGGTGTCTGATATATAAATTTAGAGTTTGATGAAAAAGCCGCAGCTGGAAAATCCCTGGCTGCGGCTTTTATTTTAGGTTTTCCCGGATAATACCCCCACCGACTACGGTGTCGTCGTCGTAGAGTACAACCGATTGTCCTGGGGTGATGGCTTCTTGGGGTGAGTCAAAGTACACCAGAATTTCATTGTCTTTCCAGATTATGTCGCACAAGGCGCCTTTGT
The Syntrophales bacterium genome window above contains:
- the fmt gene encoding methionyl-tRNA formyltransferase; its protein translation is MTSKAKITFMGTPEFAVPSLEKLISEGHRIEAVITQPDRPRGRGRQVQPSPVKIKAMEYGLPVYQPEKVKDPSFLEQLQKINPDLIVVVAFGQILPPEVLHLPPLGCINVHPSLLPKYRGPAPINWTLIRGEEVTGVTIMEMDEGIDTGNIILQETTAVLPDEIYDELHNRLALLGANLLVKAIDLLQEGKTTKSPQDHSAATYAPMIKKNDTLINWNQKTKDIINFIRGLSSTPGAFTFLDGKILKIFRARQGKEFPPAPPGTIRVGEGNSLMVASADGWVEVLELQLEGKKRMDTPSFLRGHRGSISTKLG
- a CDS encoding acyl-CoA dehydrogenase family protein; translation: MALDFTFTEEQRMLEEQVYRWATTWLEPQMEHLYEVDEMPPDLFKELGKLGVNGIAFEEKYGGAGLGYVETLLVYETIARVSNALSMTVGASQTLCFDNVRRNATEKQKEYILPKACSGEWIGCLGITEPNAGSDAMSMQTRAEKKGDRYIINGSKIFITNGPVADFMLFYAKTDPAAGPKGISAFIFETEEYRKNGQFKVEKIKKWGMRTSPTGLITFEDMELPEENLIGGLNKGVAVLTSGLCTERITLSGCSLGSQRACLELSLKYAKERVQFGKPIASFQAIQEKLANMYCGYKASKWMAYSAAAYCDSLEDKRGGKGTDLDRLAAAALLFAGEMGTKIALDAVQIFGGYGYTTEYPVSRHYLDQKLWEIGAGTSEIRRMIIARELLRDDFRSGV